From Aegilops tauschii subsp. strangulata cultivar AL8/78 chromosome 5, Aet v6.0, whole genome shotgun sequence:
TGAATTCCATGAGTGCGGACAATGGCTGTGGAACTTCCCATGGCCAATCACTATTGGCTTTAGCCACACATTCAGAAAGACAGATTGGCTTGAGTCTCGCCGACCCGTGCAGGACCCCGAACCCGTATCCGCGCTCCAGCACCGAGACTGTCTTGGTTTGATTAGCTTGTTACTCTCCTTGCAGCAACCTACTGGTTGTTGGACTGCTGTTATATACTACTACCTCTGTACcaaaatgtaagacgtttttgcagttcAATTTGAACTGCAAAAGCGTCTTGCATTTTGGTAGAGAGTACTAGTAAACATTGTGAATCTCTGAATATCAGTTGTTCTTTTTGCTATTAGGTCATCAAATCTGATAGTTCCTAACTCAATGTCTTGTCTTACATGCAGGTTATCGTGAAGTCGGTATCACTCCTGACGCCAGCAGACGCTGTGAAGTTCCTCAAATCCCTGATATCACTCATGCAGTCTAGGTATGATAATGTTTCCGAGGTACTCTGCCAATTTAGTAACAAAACGGCTGGGACAATATGTGGCGTGCGTTCCGTGAACATGAAAGCTTCTAAATTCAGTTAATTTTTTGCGTTAAACGTTTGACTGGGTTAACATGAGCCACTGAAAGTCTCAAACATTGTTTCTTCTTGTGTACCCTCATATTTTGCATAGAGGTTTCATAACTGGTCTGCTTTTCATTTTCGCCTCGGCAGGGGTTCAGTGCTGGTTTGCTTGCTCCCATGGCTTCAAGCTCTGCTTAGCCGACACATGAGCAGCATAGTATCTCAGGATTCTTCTCTGCTGCTGCTCAACTCGCTTTATCAGGTGAGTATTTTGTTTCAAATTAACAGCCGCAGAGATGTACTAATATGAAGTACAATTAATAACAGTTCCTATTTCTGGACTGTAATGTTACTTGTTGCACCCCTTTTCAGCTGATTGACGCAAGAACATCGACCTTCGCATCGTCGCTCAAACTGTCTACCTGCCTGGATTATCATTTCAGCGAGGTAGGTTCTCTCCTGTCTACCTGCATTGCAACttcgtgcgtgcatgtgtgtgtaATCCAAGCATGTATATTCCAGATCTGCGATGATGAATCCGATGAAGAAGAGGGAGGCCCTCCGCTTATCTACGAGGACATGGATTCTGATGAGGAAGATTCTGAAGTTGATGATGCTATGGAAACTGAGGACAAGGGCACTGATGAGGAAGATTCCGAGGTCGACGATGCCATGGAAACAGAGAGAAAGGGGACTGACAAGGAAGAGTCTGAAGTTGATGATGAGTGAAAGAGATCACAGCATTTGAACTCTGGTTACTAGTAACTGTACTGTAACTGATTGAGACACACTGCATTTGCAATTCTATTTTGTTGTGTCACACACAGGAAGTTTTGATCATGGTGAAAATTCCTTAAATTTGTGTTGTTTGTTGGTTATTAAATCAGGAATCGAATCAACCATGCCATTCCAACTAATCATATTTGCTTTGTGATAACAAAGTCATCATCATTCAGTTTACATGGTACACACCAAACACAATAAAAGAACCAAACACAAATATTTATGAATTGGGACCATAAACAAATGGTGGAATGGCATGAATCAATTTGTAGAGTTGAACATTCATGAGGTACACAAATTCCATCACACATGCTACCAAAATATGTAAACGAGATGGCAGAAACTGCCTGTCGAATTCTAACTAGATAAAGAAAGAACAAGTATTTAACGAAGACCAAAGTAAAAAGGGAAAAGACTCTTGTTTCctgaaacataacaagagcataTCTTCAGCATATACAGGACACAAACTCAGCCTCCTCTCCACACGTATATTTTTCACGAACGAACATTCTCCACCGGTATCACTTTCCAGAATCCAGAATGATCGAGTTTTCATACAAAGAAACCACTAGATCCTTTGGAGGTTTCGGGCCAAAAATTCGGAAGAAACATACTCCTTTCCACATCAATGAAAACTCATGTTTGTGGCGGCATGTTCGCGTAGAGGAATGTGTAGAAGAGTCCCACCTCAGGCATGCTTCGGATGGTCTGGATGTGCTTGTTCTTGCTTGGTTCCTCGAGCAGCATTGAGCTCAGTTGAGCCACTCTAGCCAAGAGCTTTGCCAAGGGCAGTCCCGATGGTGGAAGCGCGGCTCCAACCTGTGCACGCAAGTCCTCTATCACCAAATCAGCTACCTTCCTCAATGACATGTCCATGATATTTCTGAAATCGTCGCTGCAAACACAGGGTGCCAATAGGATGATGTGAGATACTCATTGAGTTTCTTTCGAAGAAAAATGCAGATGACAAAAGAGTTAGACAATAGATGTGTTCTCGACGACAAACGTGGAAAATTACTATCCTGTACAGTAAGCAAATGCCACAACTCCACTATAACAATCAAATATGTCTGTTCTTGTTTTGCAATAGAGCTAACGGCCTCAAATCGTGTCAACAACAGTTTAGGTTATAAGAAAATGAGATTATTCAATACATACCCAGACACTAGAAAAAAAACAACATTAATGCCAGACTGTTTCTACTAATAAACTGGAACACAAATTTTGAGTAAGGTCAGTTTCTTGATGGTCAGGGCGCTGTTTAGCAATTCAGATTCTTAATGATAACCATGGATTAACTATCATCTACAGTAAGCAAGTGCCACAACTCCACTACAACAATCAAACATGTTTGTTTTCTCGTTTTGCAATAGAGGTAATGGCCTATAAAACATGTCAACAACAGTTTATGCTATTAGAAAAATGAGGTCATTCAATACAAAACCAGATACTAGCATGTACTAAATTTTATACCAGACAGTTTTGCATTATCACTGGAGCACAAATTTTGAATGAAGGTTATTGGTTATCAATTCAAATTATCCCCTCTGTTTTCCTTTGGTTCTCAAAGAACATATTTAAATGGGTAGTAGCTAAATCAGTAAAACCAATAGCTCAAAACAACATAGCAGTCCCAGAGCTACAATACTACCAGTACCCAGCAATACGGAATGGTACAGCTGGCAACAAGCTGTTTTTTGTTGTGTCTGCTCCAGATTTTTTTTTTTCGACAAAGGGTGAATTTTATTGGCTCAAAATGTGTCTGCTCCAGATATGAACATGATATAAATCAATCCCAAATCACAAAATAGAGTACTGTTATTGCTCCAGTAGTAACTATTCATAAGAACGATGCATCATGTATGAGTATGTTATACTGACAGAAAATTTATACCACCTTGCATAACATTTtccttgttttcatttcatcaatATTTAAAAACTCAAACAAACACACTAGTTGCTTATGTATGAAACGACATACGGTATATGGATTACAGTGTGTTGATTTAACATCTTGAAAAGATAATTATTGAAAGAAAATGTAATGATGGGTAGCCATATGAAAGATCCAAGACAACAGACGCATTGTGGAGCAAATTACAGTATTACTAAACCCTGCATATATTGTGAATTTACAATACATATTGTGCATTACCTTGCCAACACTATGCGTGTCTCAGTCATTAGCTGGTCAAGCTTTCCAACATCCATTAGAAGAGATGAGTCATCAAAGCCGCTGCTCGACACAGCCATCAATTGTGCATACCGATTGGCGTTTTCAGGTACAAGGAAATTTATCCATGAGTTGCCTTCACACAGACTCATGAACTGCTCCGATATCTGTAACATCGTTTGTGATACTTGGTCCATGCTCATAGGGTCTTTCAGTTGCTTCCTGCATATTTTTTCCATGGTAGTATCACTACGGGAAACACCCATGTTATAAAGTACGAGGTAATTAAGCCAAATGAGAAAGTATAATCTTGACGAAACGTAGTTCTGTGCTATAATAAAAGGATTTCGTCATGTAAAGGTGCACCAATAATCTAAAGAGTCCCTACTCTAAATGATAAAATAAGTATTCTGTTGATGAATCAGAATTCTGCCATAAAGGAATTTTTTTCTTGTAAAAGTGCGACAATAATTTCCCTAGGGGCTTTTAAATTTTAGTCTCTGCTCATTGGATGCTGAACAGCTGTTGAATATGATAATTTACTGACATGTTGGTGACAGAATAATCACGCGGATAGGGGAAGAAATATTTACTCTTTCAAGATTTCTGTCGCAGCATGTTGCATTTGCCTGATCAATGCAGTGATACCATATGTTGCAAGGTAGTCAGCAGTTCCAAGAAAGTCCTTATGTCCATTGCCGCTAAAAGTATCAGATTCCGCCTACACAGAAGCGAGATATTTCAATGTCAGGCATGGTCTCAAGTGAAGTCACCGTTATAGCATAATTCAATTGTTTACGCGTCACATGTGCAATGATCAATACAAGGGGAAAACTAAATAAAGCAGCCATAACTTATGCATATAGGGGAATCGCTCGAGAATAAAATGGATCACGAATTTACCTGCAATTGAGCACCATCTGTACCACGAGCAAAGTCCAAGTAGAGATGTCTGCCTAATATGGTGACCTGGACTCTAACATATAAGCTCAGCAATGTCATGGCCCACATTGAAGACACTGTCCTTGTGAAACCTAGGGGAGTAGAGAGGAAGTACAACAGTTAAATGGCATGGATCAGCAGCCTAATGTTTTGACATCACAGATGAGACAGAGAAGAATTAAACAGGCCATGAATGTGGATGAGATAAACCACAGAACCATACTCAGAATTTTGATCTTCTCCCAGGTCTCGTACTTGTCCTCTGGCGTCAGCTCGCCCTTCCCTTGCAGCAGCCTCTCGGTCAGGTGCGAAATATCCAGCTCCTCCATTACCCGCGAACGTAGGTAGTGCATAGCAAACGGCAGCGTGGTTGTATCCGAGATCCTCTGCACCTTCTCAAAATGGGCTTCCAACCTAACAGAGAGTAGCACAGAACGGTCATGGAGGAGCCTATGATACTACATGAATTTCAACATCTCACTAAATATGCAGTGCATCACAGAACTACTGCCCCATATCGCCACGAAGACATAATAAACTCAATGGGTCAATTGTAGTTTGCTAGCGCTAAGACAATATTGCCATAAGCAGCACATCACAGGGTACCCTGCATCACCCACCAATACatacacaagaaaaacaaatctGGTGGTGGTTTGGGTTTGTGTGCTCACTGATTCTTGATGATCTCGTCGGCGGCGCGCTCCTCCTCGGCGCGCTGCTCCACCCGGACGAGCTGCTTCTGGTGCGCGTCGTAGAAGCGGTAGGCCGCGTAGCCGGCGCCGGCGACGCCCAGCGAGAGCAGCATCTTCCACCGGTGCCGCGCCCAGAAGCCCTTCCCGGGGGCGGAGCCTAGCTGGAACATGGCGGCCTGGGCGGGGACGGGAGGTGGGAGGCGACGCGGGCGAAACCCTAGCCGCTTGCCGCGCGGGAGGGACGGCGGCGCTCTGGTTCGCGGTCAGGCGGGCACGCGGTGGCTGGGGCGAGAAAAGGAGGAGGGCGGCGACGGCTGCGGGGAGGAGGAGttcggccggccggccggccggcgggtgGGAGGAGAGATCTGCGCGTGGTGGCGGAGACGGGGGGTCCGACTCCGATCGGTGACGTCACCGGTGGGGGATAAGGGCCTGGGGGAAATCATTGGATGTAAAAATGGTTCGAATACAAATCAAACATTTCAGTTACATATATCTTTGCCGGTTCCGTTACTTTGCTCAAATACAGATGTAACTGATGAATGAGAAGAAAGCGAGGCACTACAACCATATGATCGTGACCTTGAAAAAAAAAGATTGAATGTTCCGTTACTTTGCTTTCCAGGAAAGATTCCGTATGCTTCTGCTTCACCTCTATCTTTGCCGGTTCTTCTGTAAGCTTACATATATGCACAAGGGataagaacaaaatatcttctaACAGATGTCTAAGATTTTGACAAATGCGTGAAAAAACATTGAAAGTGTAAtggtaagagcatctccaacggtaACCCGCAAATTTCTTCCCGCATTCGTTCGCGGACGGGGGGGTCAGTCCAGAATTCATATAAACACACccagatttcatataaacataccggatttcatataaacatgatggatttcattacaaaTACATCAAACCGGTCCTAGGCGGGCTCTGAAGTATAAttaatacctaatctaaatgatcGCCGGTGTCCGGTCCCCGTCTCTAGCCATCAGCCCCGAGAACTGAAGCTTCACCGTCTCAAGTTCAGCCTCGGCGCTCTCCAGCTCCGCCTCCGGAGCCCCCGGAACTGAAACTGTCTGCCTCGACGTCGCTGCCAAGCGACTAATCGGCCGAAGATGCTGAGCCCACCAAGCTTGGCGCCGACGGGaggggaggagcggtggccttcctgggacccgAGCGATGATGACCTACCGtgcactactcttcctcgctgccggcgcCGCCCGCGGACGTGTCGGCTTCTTCGTGGTTGTGGCGCCGGGGCGCGGCCTTGGTGATGTCGTCCTCGTCGGTGTCATAGAGCAACGCCTCGCCCGCATAGTAGTCGTGCTTGTTGCCGGCGGCCGCCACCTCCGCTACCCGCTGCCGGTACCGCCAGATCTCGTGGGCGGAGCGGTAGGACTCGAGCAACGCTTCCTGCTCTGCCAGGTCCGCGTCCAGTGTGACCGCCCTGCCGGTGGCGACCTGCTCCTTCGCTTGCAGATGCTCCTGGAGGAGGTTGTGGTTGTAATTGGCGTCGTTCTACGCCTCCTGGAACCGCTCCTCCCGCACCATGTCCATATAATGGGCGTGGGCCTCGCccatggtcatggtgcaatgcaccggcgagggtggagcggaggaggagggtgccgcggaggaagaggagggtgGGGCTGGCTCGTCGGAGGCGTCCTCCATTTGCACGTCCTCCGGTTGTTTGTCGGCCTGCCAATCGGCAACAATGCCAACCATGGCCTTCTTATGCTCCGACGTAAGCCTACCCCAGAGAGCTTTGGCCGCGAAGGAATCCATGGCTGGGAGTGGTGTGGAGAGGCATGATTGTGGCTATGGCTGAGGCACCGGGTCAGCGGTTTATATAGCACCGGTGGGCGGCAGAGGGACGGACGGGTGGCCGTCGTGTCGTTTGAACGTGTGGCAGtggcctgaaggaaatatgccctagaggcaataataaagttattatttatttcattatatcatgataaatgtttattattcatgctagaattgtattaaccggaaacatgatacatgtgtgaatacatagacaaacagagtgtcactagtatgcctctacttgactagctcgttgatcaaagatggttatgtttcctgaccattgacatgagttgtcatttgattaacgggatcacatcattaggagaatgatgtgattgacttgacacattccgttagcttagcacatgatcgtttggtattctgctattgctttcttcatgacttatacatgttcctatgactatgagattatgcaactcccgtttaccggaggaacactttgtgtgctaccaaacgtcacaacgcaactgggtgattataaaggtgctctacaggtgtctccaaaggtac
This genomic window contains:
- the LOC109742472 gene encoding peroxisome biogenesis protein 3-2, with amino-acid sequence MFQLGSAPGKGFWARHRWKMLLSLGVAGAGYAAYRFYDAHQKQLVRVEQRAEEERAADEIIKNQLEAHFEKVQRISDTTTLPFAMHYLRSRVMEELDISHLTERLLQGKGELTPEDKYETWEKIKILSFTRTVSSMWAMTLLSLYVRVQVTILGRHLYLDFARGTDGAQLQAESDTFSGNGHKDFLGTADYLATYGITALIRQMQHAATEILKEKQLKDPMSMDQVSQTMLQISEQFMSLCEGNSWINFLVPENANRYAQLMAVSSSGFDDSSLLMDVGKLDQLMTETRIVLASDDFRNIMDMSLRKVADLVIEDLRAQVGAALPPSGLPLAKLLARVAQLSSMLLEEPSKNKHIQTIRSMPEVGLFYTFLYANMPPQT
- the LOC109742470 gene encoding uncharacterized protein, producing MDQTPQRRRRRSAEVAPSDGAPVAAEYSLDEPTMAEKLAALSPPAEAAGGAAVVPPSADSVHVLLRQALQADDRAALLGCLYNRDGKVIVKSVSLLTPADAVKFLKSLISLMQSRGSVLVCLLPWLQALLSRHMSSIVSQDSSLLLLNSLYQLIDARTSTFASSLKLSTCLDYHFSEICDDESDEEEGGPPLIYEDMDSDEEDSEVDDAMETEDKGTDEEDSEVDDAMETERKGTDKEESEVDDE